In Streptomyces sp. NBC_01426, one genomic interval encodes:
- a CDS encoding 2Fe-2S iron-sulfur cluster-binding protein codes for MTEAGKSTGCTARKRTWRAVVAAHGTNPPDQVASGIPPTGTHPADARHSRIALRVNGSDHVLDVDHRATLLDALRERLDLTGSKKGCDHGQCGACTVLVDGRRANSCLLLAVAQDGAEVTTVEGLADDDGSLHPLQEAFLEHDAFQCGYCTPGQLCSALGVLREAAAGHPSHVTDPAVAASTGPVELSAEEIRERLSGNLCRCGAYNGIVDAVSDVCARSAPAKSTVPSTTPGPAPSPVPRPDVIV; via the coding sequence ATGACCGAGGCTGGGAAGTCGACGGGATGTACCGCCCGTAAACGGACATGGAGGGCAGTCGTGGCTGCGCACGGAACCAACCCCCCGGACCAGGTCGCTTCCGGCATCCCACCGACCGGTACCCATCCGGCCGATGCCCGTCACTCGCGTATCGCGCTGCGCGTCAACGGTTCGGATCACGTCCTCGACGTGGACCACCGGGCCACCCTCCTCGACGCCCTGCGCGAGCGGCTCGACCTCACCGGGTCCAAGAAGGGCTGCGACCACGGCCAGTGCGGTGCCTGCACCGTCCTCGTGGACGGTCGGCGTGCCAACAGCTGCCTGTTGCTCGCCGTGGCGCAGGACGGAGCCGAGGTCACCACCGTCGAGGGACTCGCCGACGACGACGGCTCGCTGCACCCGCTCCAGGAGGCCTTCCTGGAGCACGACGCCTTCCAGTGCGGCTACTGCACCCCCGGCCAGCTCTGCTCCGCGCTCGGGGTGCTCCGGGAAGCCGCCGCCGGCCATCCCTCGCACGTCACCGACCCGGCGGTGGCGGCGTCGACGGGCCCTGTCGAGCTCAGTGCCGAGGAGATCAGGGAACGGCTCAGTGGCAACCTCTGCCGCTGCGGGGCCTACAACGGGATCGTCGACGCCGTCTCGGACGTCTGCGCCCGATCCGCCCCGGCGAAGAGCACCGTCCCGAGCACCACACCGGGTCCCGCCCCGAGTCCCGTCCCGCGCCCGGACGTGATCGTGTGA
- the ppk2 gene encoding polyphosphate kinase 2, whose protein sequence is MGVDDTESGTEGTPRLLRGLTVDATRPEQPVLLDGAGKPIETWRENYPYDQRIGRAEYERRKRVLQIEMLKLQRWVRESGRRLVVVCEGRDAAGKGGTIKRFTERLNPRGARVVALGTPTETESGQWYFQRYVAHLPAAGEIVFFDRSWYNRAGVERVMGFCEKDQYRLFLRQCPDFERMLVEDGLLLVKFWFSVSRAEQRTRFAIRQVDPVRQWKLSPVDLQSLDRWHDYTTAKVDMFRATDTTHAPWTVVKSNDKRRGRLEAMRSLLSRFDYDSRDPDAIGEPDPLIVGAAGTLLEPGEEDTDLSPTPLSRPGGRRGDHPEG, encoded by the coding sequence CTGGGTGTGGACGATACGGAGAGCGGGACCGAGGGGACGCCGCGGCTGCTGCGGGGTCTGACGGTGGACGCGACCCGGCCGGAGCAGCCCGTGCTGCTCGACGGTGCCGGGAAGCCCATCGAGACGTGGCGTGAGAACTACCCGTACGACCAAAGGATCGGCCGGGCGGAGTACGAGCGGCGCAAGCGGGTGCTGCAGATCGAGATGCTGAAGTTGCAGCGTTGGGTCCGCGAGAGCGGCCGGCGGCTGGTGGTGGTCTGCGAGGGCAGGGACGCGGCGGGCAAGGGCGGCACGATCAAGCGGTTCACCGAGCGGCTCAACCCCCGAGGTGCCCGGGTGGTCGCTCTGGGCACGCCCACCGAGACCGAGTCGGGCCAGTGGTACTTCCAACGCTATGTCGCGCACCTTCCCGCGGCCGGGGAGATCGTCTTCTTCGACCGGTCCTGGTACAACCGGGCCGGCGTCGAGAGGGTCATGGGTTTCTGCGAGAAGGACCAGTACCGACTGTTCCTCCGCCAGTGCCCCGACTTCGAGCGGATGCTGGTGGAGGACGGGCTCCTGTTGGTCAAGTTCTGGTTCTCGGTCTCCCGGGCCGAGCAGCGCACACGTTTCGCGATCCGCCAGGTCGATCCGGTGCGCCAGTGGAAGCTCTCCCCCGTCGACCTCCAGTCACTGGACAGGTGGCACGACTACACGACCGCGAAGGTCGACATGTTCCGGGCCACCGACACCACGCACGCGCCGTGGACCGTGGTGAAGAGCAATGACAAGCGGCGCGGCAGGCTTGAGGCCATGCGGAGCCTGCTCTCGCGGTTCGACTACGACAGCCGTGACCCGGACGCGATCGGGGAGCCCGATCCGCTCATCGTGGGGGCGGCGGGGACCCTGCTGGAGCCTGGCGAGGAGGACACCGACCTCTCGCCGACGCCGCTGTCCCGTCCGGGTGGCCGCAGGGGTGATCACCCGGAGGGCTGA
- a CDS encoding geranyl diphosphate 2-C-methyltransferase has translation MTSIDLGTAPASAFVPGPATPYQGDIARYWDHEARPVNLRLGDVDGLYHHHYGIGDVDHAALGDTDDGEYEKRLIAELHRLESAQTNVLLDHLGPIGNTDTLVDAGCGRGGSMVMAHQRFGCDVEGVTLSAKQAEFANRRARELGIEQSVQARVCNMLDMPFETGRAAASWNNESSMYVDLQDLFAEHSRVLSVGGRYVTITGCWNPRYGQPSKWVSQINAHFECNIHSRREYMRAMADNRLVPQAVVDLTAATLPYWEARATSSLVTGIEEAFINSYKDGSFQYLLIAADRV, from the coding sequence GTGACCAGCATTGATCTCGGCACCGCCCCCGCTTCCGCGTTCGTTCCCGGACCGGCGACGCCCTATCAGGGTGACATCGCCCGCTACTGGGACCACGAGGCCCGGCCGGTGAACCTGCGCCTCGGCGATGTGGACGGGCTCTACCACCACCACTACGGCATCGGCGACGTCGACCACGCGGCCCTCGGCGACACCGACGACGGCGAGTACGAGAAGAGGCTGATCGCCGAACTCCACCGCCTGGAGTCCGCGCAGACCAATGTCCTCCTCGACCACCTCGGTCCCATCGGGAACACCGACACGCTCGTGGACGCCGGCTGCGGTCGCGGCGGCTCGATGGTCATGGCCCACCAGCGGTTCGGTTGTGACGTCGAAGGCGTCACGCTGTCCGCGAAGCAGGCCGAGTTCGCGAACCGGCGGGCCCGCGAGCTGGGCATCGAGCAGTCCGTCCAGGCCCGTGTCTGCAACATGCTCGACATGCCCTTCGAGACGGGCCGCGCCGCCGCCTCGTGGAACAACGAGTCGAGCATGTACGTCGACCTCCAGGACCTCTTCGCCGAGCACTCCCGCGTTCTCTCCGTCGGTGGCCGGTACGTGACGATCACCGGGTGCTGGAACCCCCGTTACGGCCAGCCCTCGAAGTGGGTCTCCCAGATCAACGCCCACTTCGAGTGCAACATCCACTCCCGTCGGGAGTACATGCGCGCCATGGCCGACAACCGCCTCGTACCGCAGGCCGTCGTCGACCTGACCGCGGCGACCCTGCCCTACTGGGAGGCGCGCGCCACGTCCTCCCTGGTCACGGGCATCGAGGAGGCGTTCATCAACTCCTACAAGGACGGCTCGTTCCAGTACCTCCTGATCGCGGCCGACCGCGTCTGA
- a CDS encoding family 2 encapsulin nanocompartment cargo protein terpene cyclase — MPDPGPSPRQSSLPAAAVHFGTHGHGRGVEAFGGGRPAVPPAPAPPPARPLPSAPVLFAPPTLPAVSLPAVSLPAASVPAEGAAPTAPPVPVPDQGTGVGPAADLLRSGAATARTGAPALRRILGGPSGLGTAGLYPTRREEASAPCEPAAVGTPIPGLLHHPVPEPDPVRVEEVGRRIKAWAVDEVELFPPDWEDQFDGFSLGRYMVACHPDAPTVDHLMIATRLMAAENALDDCYCEDHGGSPVGLGGRLLLAHTALDPLHTTTEYQPAWAESLHSDAPRRGYRSAMEYFVRAASPSQADRYRHDMARLHLGYLAEAAWAQTDYVPEVWEYLAMRQFNNFRPCPTITDTVGGYELPADLHAQPAVQRVIALAGNATTIVNDLYSYTKELAAPGLHLNLPVVIAEREGLSARDAYLKAVEVHNDLMRSFEGAAAELASALPDPGLLRFLRGVAAWVDGNHYWHQTNTYRYSLPDFW, encoded by the coding sequence ATGCCCGACCCCGGGCCTTCCCCTCGGCAGTCGAGCCTGCCCGCGGCCGCGGTCCACTTCGGGACCCACGGTCACGGCCGGGGCGTCGAGGCCTTCGGCGGCGGCCGACCCGCCGTCCCGCCGGCGCCCGCCCCGCCTCCGGCGCGACCGCTCCCTTCGGCGCCCGTCCTGTTCGCGCCCCCCACCCTGCCCGCCGTCTCCCTGCCCGCCGTCTCCCTGCCCGCCGCCTCCGTGCCCGCCGAAGGGGCCGCACCCACCGCGCCCCCCGTGCCCGTACCCGATCAGGGGACCGGTGTCGGCCCGGCGGCCGACCTCCTGCGGTCCGGCGCCGCCACGGCGCGGACCGGTGCTCCCGCCCTGCGGCGGATCCTGGGCGGCCCCAGCGGTCTGGGCACGGCGGGGCTGTATCCGACCCGCCGCGAGGAGGCGTCCGCTCCTTGCGAACCGGCCGCCGTGGGCACTCCGATCCCCGGTCTCCTCCACCACCCGGTGCCGGAGCCCGATCCCGTGCGGGTCGAGGAGGTCGGCCGACGGATCAAGGCGTGGGCGGTGGACGAGGTCGAGTTGTTCCCCCCGGACTGGGAGGACCAGTTCGACGGATTCTCCCTGGGCCGGTACATGGTCGCCTGCCATCCGGACGCGCCGACCGTCGACCACCTGATGATCGCGACCCGGCTGATGGCCGCCGAGAACGCCCTCGACGACTGCTACTGCGAGGACCACGGCGGCTCGCCCGTCGGCCTCGGCGGGCGCCTCCTGCTGGCGCACACCGCCCTCGACCCGCTCCACACGACGACCGAGTACCAGCCGGCGTGGGCGGAGTCGCTCCATTCCGACGCCCCGCGGCGCGGCTACCGCTCGGCCATGGAGTACTTCGTGCGGGCGGCGAGCCCCTCCCAGGCCGACCGGTACCGGCACGACATGGCCCGGCTGCACCTGGGGTACCTCGCCGAGGCCGCCTGGGCGCAGACGGATTACGTTCCGGAGGTGTGGGAGTACCTGGCGATGCGGCAGTTCAACAACTTCCGCCCCTGCCCGACCATCACCGACACGGTCGGCGGGTACGAACTGCCGGCGGACCTGCACGCGCAGCCGGCCGTGCAGCGGGTCATCGCGCTCGCCGGCAACGCCACCACCATCGTCAACGACTTGTACTCGTACACCAAGGAGCTCGCCGCGCCGGGACTCCACCTCAACCTGCCCGTGGTGATCGCCGAACGCGAGGGGCTCTCGGCCCGCGACGCCTACCTGAAGGCGGTCGAGGTCCACAACGACCTCATGCGCTCCTTCGAGGGCGCCGCCGCCGAGCTGGCCTCCGCGCTGCCCGACCCCGGCCTGCTGCGCTTCCTGCGGGGCGTGGCCGCCTGGGTCGACGGCAACCACTACTGGCACCAGACCAACACCTACCGCTACAGCCTGCCCGACTTCTGGTAA
- a CDS encoding family 2B encapsulin nanocompartment shell protein, which translates to MTVDTSPEAQSQPRQSSLGTAAARNLATTTKSAPQMQEITSRWLLRMLPWVETKGGTYRVNRRLSYTVGDGRIEFVQDGAHVRVIPRELGELALLRDFDDVDVLTALAGRCVQRDFRAGEVLVERGTPAGEIHLIAHGRVGQKSVGKYGDEVELAVLADGDRFGEHALLDADALWDHTATAETSGTLLTLSRADFDAVLGTAPHLQAHVQRFASLPLQRQNRHGEAEIAMSAGHTGEAELPGAFVDYELNPREYELSIAQTVLRVHTRVADLYNEPMNQTEEQLRLVIEALRERQEHELINNREFGLLHNAAFKQRIQTHSGPATPDDLDELLCRRRGSKFFLAHPKAIAAIGREFNARGLYPDHVDLGGQQVPAWRGVPILPCSKIPISKENTTSILVMRTGEDKQGVIGLHQTGLPEEYEPGLSVRFMGIDERSIISYLVSTYYSAAILVPDALGVLENVQIARRHG; encoded by the coding sequence ATGACCGTGGACACGAGCCCCGAGGCGCAGTCGCAACCCCGGCAGAGCAGCCTGGGCACGGCCGCCGCCCGCAACCTTGCCACCACGACCAAGTCCGCCCCTCAGATGCAGGAGATCACCTCCCGGTGGCTGCTGAGGATGCTCCCCTGGGTGGAGACCAAGGGCGGCACGTATCGGGTGAACCGTCGGCTGAGTTACACGGTCGGTGACGGGCGCATCGAGTTCGTCCAGGACGGGGCCCACGTCCGGGTGATCCCCCGCGAGTTGGGCGAACTCGCCCTGCTGCGCGACTTCGACGACGTGGACGTACTGACCGCCCTCGCCGGCCGTTGTGTCCAGCGTGACTTCCGTGCCGGAGAGGTGTTGGTCGAGCGCGGTACTCCGGCGGGGGAGATCCATCTGATCGCCCATGGTCGGGTCGGGCAGAAGTCCGTGGGCAAGTACGGTGACGAGGTCGAACTCGCCGTACTGGCCGACGGCGACCGGTTCGGCGAGCACGCCCTGTTGGACGCCGACGCGCTGTGGGACCACACCGCCACCGCCGAGACCTCGGGCACCCTTCTCACCCTGTCGCGCGCGGACTTCGACGCCGTACTCGGCACGGCGCCGCATCTCCAGGCCCACGTCCAGCGGTTCGCGTCCCTTCCGCTGCAACGGCAGAACCGTCACGGCGAGGCCGAGATCGCGATGTCGGCCGGCCACACCGGCGAGGCCGAACTGCCCGGTGCCTTCGTGGACTACGAACTGAACCCGCGCGAGTACGAGCTCTCCATCGCCCAGACCGTCCTGCGGGTCCACACCAGGGTCGCCGACCTCTACAACGAGCCGATGAACCAGACCGAGGAGCAGCTCAGGCTCGTCATCGAGGCGCTGCGGGAGCGCCAGGAACACGAGTTGATCAACAATCGGGAGTTCGGTCTGCTCCACAACGCCGCGTTCAAGCAGCGGATCCAGACCCATTCCGGTCCCGCCACCCCGGACGACCTCGACGAGTTGCTCTGCCGCCGCCGCGGCTCGAAGTTCTTCCTCGCCCATCCCAAGGCGATCGCGGCGATCGGGCGCGAGTTCAACGCGCGCGGGCTGTATCCGGATCACGTCGACCTCGGCGGACAGCAGGTGCCGGCCTGGCGCGGGGTTCCCATCCTGCCGTGCAGCAAGATCCCCATCAGCAAGGAGAACACCACCTCGATCCTCGTGATGCGAACCGGTGAGGACAAGCAGGGCGTCATCGGTCTGCACCAGACCGGTCTGCCGGAGGAGTACGAGCCGGGCCTGTCGGTGCGGTTCATGGGAATCGACGAGCGGTCGATCATCTCCTACCTGGTCAGTACCTACTACTCGGCGGCCATCCTGGTGCCCGACGCGCTCGGTGTCCTGGAGAACGTGCAGATCGCCCGCAGGCACGGCTAG
- a CDS encoding FAD-dependent oxidoreductase, giving the protein MAEVAETARTVILTVDDDPGVSRAIARDLRRRYGASYRIVRAESGESALEALRELKLRGDLVAVILADYRMPQMNGIEFLEQALSVYPGARRVLLTAYADTNAAIDAINVVDLDHYLLKPWDPPEEKLYPVIDDLLVAWRSSDHKPVPATKVIGHRWSARSSDVREFLARNQVPYRWYSSDEPEGRRLLEAAGADGQRLPLVVTPDGGVLIEPEATELAARVGLATTPAADFYDLVVIGGGPAGLGSAVYGASEGLRTVLVERSATGGQAGQSSRIENYLGFPDGVSGAQLTDRARRQAGRFGAEILTAREVTGLEVNGSARVVRFSDGSTIAAHSVILATGVSYRQLRAPGCDDLTGCGVYYGSSLTEAASCLEQDVYIVGGANSAGQAAMYLARGAKSVILLVRGESLTASMSHYLIQQIEEAPNITVRTRTVVEAAHGDGHLEQLTLRDVDSGVTELVDAQWMFVFIGAAPLTDWLDGTVLRDEHGFILAGPDLTPDGRPPAEWELDRSPYHLETNVPGVFVAGDARARSAKRVASAVGEGAMAVMLVHRYLEQS; this is encoded by the coding sequence ATGGCAGAGGTGGCCGAGACAGCGCGGACCGTCATCCTGACCGTGGACGACGACCCGGGGGTGTCCCGTGCCATCGCCCGTGACCTGCGGCGCCGCTACGGCGCCTCGTACCGGATCGTGCGCGCCGAATCCGGCGAGTCCGCGCTGGAGGCGCTGCGCGAGCTGAAGCTGCGCGGCGACCTGGTGGCCGTGATCCTGGCCGACTACCGCATGCCGCAGATGAACGGCATCGAGTTCCTCGAACAGGCCCTGAGCGTGTACCCGGGCGCGCGGCGCGTGCTGCTGACCGCGTACGCCGACACCAACGCGGCGATCGACGCGATCAACGTCGTCGACCTCGACCACTACCTGCTCAAGCCGTGGGACCCACCGGAGGAGAAGCTCTACCCGGTCATCGACGACCTGCTGGTGGCCTGGCGCTCCAGCGACCACAAGCCGGTGCCCGCCACCAAGGTGATCGGGCACCGCTGGTCGGCGCGCTCCTCCGACGTGCGGGAGTTCCTGGCCCGCAACCAGGTGCCCTACCGCTGGTACTCCTCCGACGAGCCCGAGGGGCGGCGGCTGCTGGAGGCGGCCGGGGCCGACGGGCAGCGCCTCCCGCTGGTGGTCACCCCGGACGGTGGCGTGCTGATCGAGCCGGAGGCGACCGAGCTGGCGGCCCGGGTGGGGCTCGCGACGACGCCGGCCGCCGACTTCTACGACCTCGTCGTGATCGGGGGCGGCCCGGCCGGGCTGGGCTCGGCCGTGTACGGGGCCTCCGAGGGGCTGCGCACGGTACTGGTCGAGCGATCCGCGACCGGCGGGCAGGCCGGGCAGAGTTCCCGCATCGAGAACTACCTCGGCTTCCCGGACGGCGTGTCGGGCGCGCAGCTCACGGATCGCGCCCGTCGCCAGGCCGGCCGGTTCGGGGCCGAGATCCTCACCGCGCGCGAGGTCACGGGGCTGGAGGTCAACGGTTCGGCGCGCGTCGTGCGGTTCTCCGACGGTTCGACGATCGCCGCGCACAGCGTCATCCTGGCGACCGGGGTGTCGTACCGGCAGCTCAGGGCTCCCGGCTGCGACGACCTGACCGGCTGCGGCGTGTACTACGGCTCCTCGCTCACCGAGGCCGCCTCCTGCCTGGAGCAGGACGTGTACATCGTCGGCGGCGCCAACTCCGCCGGGCAGGCGGCGATGTACCTGGCGCGGGGTGCGAAGTCGGTGATACTGCTGGTGCGCGGCGAGTCCCTGACCGCGTCGATGTCCCACTACCTGATCCAGCAGATCGAAGAGGCGCCGAACATCACGGTGCGCACCCGGACCGTCGTCGAGGCCGCGCACGGCGACGGACACCTGGAGCAGTTGACGCTCCGGGACGTGGACAGCGGCGTGACCGAACTCGTCGACGCACAGTGGATGTTCGTCTTCATCGGCGCGGCACCGCTGACCGACTGGCTGGACGGCACGGTGCTGCGCGACGAACACGGCTTCATCCTGGCCGGGCCGGACCTCACGCCGGACGGGCGACCGCCGGCCGAGTGGGAACTGGACCGGTCGCCCTACCACCTGGAGACCAACGTTCCCGGCGTCTTCGTGGCGGGCGACGCGCGCGCCCGGTCCGCGAAGCGCGTCGCGTCCGCCGTCGGAGAGGGAGCCATGGCCGTGATGCTCGTCCACCGCTACCTGGAGCAGTCATGA
- a CDS encoding ATP-binding protein, producing the protein MSGQMLPCSPQEIASLFLFEKLSPEQLGRLCGEGRVERFEPGPVYTEGDPATCFYVMIEGTVVLSRRVGGDDVEVSRTSQRGVYSGAMQAYLGDRVPQTYNNSMRVTEPTRFFVLPAQSFADVMQEWFPMAAHLLEGLFFGSKNTQRAIGQRERLLALGSLSAGLTHELNNPAAAAVRATATLRERVGKMRHKLAVIAQGPYSREALADLIEIQDRTAERVAKAPVLSPLEASDREDELADWLDDHGIPEGWRIAPTFVQAGLDIDWLEQVAATVAEDVLPGAIGWLNYTVETELLMDEIDDSTTRISHLVDAAKQYSQLDRAPHRVVDVHELLDSTLLMLSGKIGPRVRVVKEYDRSVPDVPAYPAELNQVWTNLIDNAVFAIDSTGSDGTLTVRTAREGDRLLVEFRDTGPGIPADIRSRIFDPFFTTKPVGEGTGLGLDISWRIVVSKHHGSLHVESEPGDTRFQVLLPLTAPETGTEAETGTDTETDTETDTKTDTESTEETA; encoded by the coding sequence ATGAGCGGGCAGATGCTGCCCTGCAGCCCGCAGGAGATCGCGTCCCTGTTCCTCTTCGAAAAGCTCTCACCGGAGCAACTCGGGCGGCTGTGCGGCGAGGGGCGGGTGGAGCGGTTCGAGCCCGGCCCGGTGTACACCGAGGGCGACCCGGCCACCTGCTTCTACGTGATGATCGAAGGCACCGTCGTGCTGTCCCGCCGGGTCGGCGGTGACGACGTCGAGGTGAGCCGCACCTCCCAGCGCGGTGTGTACTCGGGAGCCATGCAGGCCTACCTCGGCGACCGGGTACCGCAGACGTACAACAACTCGATGCGCGTGACGGAACCGACCCGCTTCTTCGTGCTGCCCGCGCAGTCGTTCGCGGACGTCATGCAGGAATGGTTCCCGATGGCCGCCCACCTGCTGGAGGGGCTCTTCTTCGGTTCGAAGAACACCCAGCGGGCCATCGGGCAGCGCGAACGGCTGCTGGCGCTCGGTTCGTTGTCCGCCGGACTCACCCACGAGCTCAACAACCCGGCCGCCGCCGCCGTCCGGGCCACCGCGACGCTGCGCGAACGGGTGGGCAAGATGCGGCACAAGCTGGCGGTCATCGCCCAGGGCCCCTACTCCCGCGAGGCACTGGCGGACCTCATCGAGATCCAGGACCGCACCGCCGAACGGGTCGCCAAGGCACCGGTGTTGAGCCCCCTGGAGGCATCCGACCGTGAGGACGAACTCGCCGACTGGCTCGACGACCACGGCATCCCGGAGGGGTGGCGCATCGCACCGACCTTCGTGCAGGCCGGCCTCGACATCGACTGGCTGGAGCAGGTCGCGGCGACCGTCGCCGAGGACGTCCTGCCCGGGGCGATCGGCTGGCTCAACTACACCGTCGAGACCGAGCTGTTGATGGACGAGATCGACGACTCCACCACCCGCATCTCCCACCTGGTGGACGCCGCCAAGCAGTACTCCCAGCTCGACCGGGCACCGCACCGCGTCGTCGACGTACACGAACTCCTCGACAGCACCCTGCTGATGCTGTCCGGCAAGATCGGTCCCCGGGTCCGCGTCGTCAAGGAGTACGACCGCTCCGTGCCGGACGTGCCCGCCTATCCCGCGGAACTTAACCAGGTGTGGACCAACCTCATCGACAACGCCGTCTTCGCCATTGACAGCACCGGCAGTGACGGCACACTGACGGTGCGCACGGCACGGGAGGGGGACCGGCTGCTCGTGGAGTTCCGCGATACCGGCCCCGGGATCCCCGCGGACATCCGCAGCCGCATCTTCGACCCCTTCTTCACGACCAAACCGGTCGGTGAAGGCACGGGGCTCGGCCTGGACATCTCCTGGCGGATCGTCGTGAGCAAGCACCACGGAAGCCTCCACGTCGAGTCCGAACCGGGCGACACCCGCTTCCAGGTGCTGCTGCCCCTGACCGCCCCGGAAACCGGGACGGAAGCCGAGACCGGAACCGACACCGAGACCGACACCGAGACCGACACGAAGACCGACACCGAGAGCACCGAGGAGACGGCATGA
- a CDS encoding UBP-type zinc finger domain-containing protein: protein MSGTGGIDGIDGIDPSVAPSGTGCVDCDAAGGWWVHLRRCAQCGHIGCCDSSPAQHATAHWKSTGHPVVQSFEPGEEWFWDYAKNALYESGPELAPPGDHPADQPAPGPAGRVPQDWQQRLHD from the coding sequence ATGAGCGGAACCGGCGGAATCGACGGAATCGACGGAATCGACCCGAGTGTCGCGCCCTCGGGCACGGGCTGTGTCGACTGCGACGCCGCGGGCGGCTGGTGGGTCCACCTGCGCCGCTGCGCCCAGTGCGGCCACATCGGCTGCTGCGACTCCTCACCCGCCCAGCACGCCACCGCCCACTGGAAGTCCACCGGTCACCCCGTGGTGCAGAGCTTCGAGCCGGGCGAGGAGTGGTTCTGGGACTACGCCAAGAACGCCCTGTACGAGTCCGGGCCCGAGCTGGCGCCGCCCGGCGACCACCCGGCGGACCAGCCGGCGCCGGGCCCGGCCGGTCGGGTCCCGCAGGACTGGCAGCAGCGGCTGCACGACTGA
- a CDS encoding TOPRIM nucleotidyl transferase/hydrolase domain-containing protein — protein MADIHAFRNAVDDWANGGPGGPARELATLLGLRTAVLLEGPSDLAAVEALAVQRGRDLAAEGVCVVSMGGAMSVGRYAGLLGPPGLDLRLTGLCDEREQPFYERGWERAGAPNRDVFVCVADLEEELIRALGTAGVEEIVRGEDDLRAWQTFLRQPAQHDRPRHRQLRRFLGTKKGRKIRYGRLLVEALGPGQVPAPLDDLLKSL, from the coding sequence ATGGCGGACATACATGCATTCCGGAACGCGGTGGACGACTGGGCGAACGGCGGGCCCGGCGGGCCGGCGCGTGAACTGGCGACGCTCCTGGGGTTGCGGACCGCAGTGCTCCTGGAAGGCCCGAGCGACCTCGCGGCCGTCGAGGCGCTGGCCGTGCAACGTGGCCGGGACCTCGCCGCCGAGGGAGTGTGCGTCGTGTCGATGGGCGGGGCGATGAGCGTCGGCCGCTACGCCGGCCTCCTCGGACCACCCGGCCTGGACCTGCGCCTCACGGGACTGTGCGACGAGCGCGAACAGCCCTTCTACGAGCGCGGATGGGAGCGGGCGGGGGCGCCGAACCGGGACGTCTTCGTGTGCGTGGCGGACCTGGAGGAGGAGCTCATCCGCGCGCTGGGCACGGCCGGGGTCGAGGAGATCGTGCGGGGCGAGGACGACCTCCGTGCCTGGCAGACCTTCCTGCGCCAGCCCGCCCAGCACGATCGACCTCGGCATCGGCAGTTGCGGCGCTTCCTCGGCACGAAGAAGGGTCGCAAGATCCGCTACGGCCGCCTCCTCGTCGAGGCCCTCGGCCCCGGGCAGGTACCGGCCCCGCTCGACGACCTCCTGAAGAGCCTGTGA
- a CDS encoding GNAT family N-acetyltransferase, producing MTLHSLHDRPALVERFRRDPAMHLMELGDLDDLLWPHTSWYTVSQDGPVALVYSVGDIPTVLAFARPEEDARLEELAEALLPVLPRRFFGHLTGAAGKVLEAAYEVRPHGTLLRMALTDPDRAARHPDGPWRPAPLDRGDLPELLALFEQAYPGNWFDHRMLDTGQYLGARQDGRLVAVAGVHVHSATYRVAAIGNVTTHPEVRGQGAGGACVAALCRQLGTTVDHIGLNVRADNATAVGLYRRLGFTDVTEFAEATFTARAATG from the coding sequence GTGACCTTGCACAGTCTTCACGACCGACCCGCCCTGGTCGAGCGCTTCCGGCGCGACCCGGCGATGCACCTGATGGAACTCGGCGACCTCGACGACCTGTTGTGGCCGCACACCAGTTGGTACACGGTGTCGCAGGACGGCCCGGTCGCGTTGGTGTACTCGGTCGGCGACATCCCGACCGTACTGGCCTTCGCCCGCCCGGAGGAGGACGCCCGGCTGGAGGAACTGGCCGAGGCGCTGCTGCCGGTCCTCCCCCGGCGCTTCTTCGGGCACCTCACGGGAGCCGCCGGCAAGGTGCTGGAGGCGGCGTACGAGGTACGGCCCCACGGCACCCTGCTGCGCATGGCGCTCACGGACCCCGACCGCGCCGCTCGGCACCCGGACGGTCCGTGGCGGCCCGCCCCGCTGGACCGCGGCGACCTGCCGGAGTTGCTCGCGCTGTTCGAGCAGGCCTACCCGGGCAACTGGTTCGACCACCGGATGCTCGACACCGGTCAGTACCTGGGTGCCCGGCAGGACGGGCGGTTGGTGGCCGTCGCGGGCGTCCACGTCCACTCGGCCACCTACCGGGTCGCGGCGATCGGGAACGTCACCACGCATCCCGAGGTGCGCGGGCAGGGCGCGGGCGGGGCGTGCGTCGCCGCGCTGTGCCGGCAGCTGGGGACGACCGTGGACCACATCGGGCTGAACGTCCGGGCCGACAACGCCACGGCCGTCGGGCTCTACCGCAGGCTCGGCTTCACCGACGTCACCGAGTTCGCCGAGGCCACCTTCACCGCGCGGGCGGCGACCGGCTGA